A genomic region of Metopolophium dirhodum isolate CAU chromosome 1, ASM1992520v1, whole genome shotgun sequence contains the following coding sequences:
- the LOC132951348 gene encoding uncharacterized protein LOC132951348 codes for MPKCPSLEEGHVFTDYLVSTYIAPDALFPPYLWAQEPSVNPRTTNGPESFHRTYNGQFYSPHPPTHVVISVLKETQALTLTIINSIKNNPLT; via the exons atgcccAAATGCCCCAGCCTTGAAGAAGGTCATGTATTTACAGACTATTTAGTATCGACATATATTGCACCTGATGCATTATTTCCACCATATCTTTGGGCACAAGAACCTTCAGTAAATCCAag aactACCAATGGCCCAGAGAGCTTTCATAGGACGTACAATGGTCAGTTTTATAGCCCCCATCCTCCAACACACGTCGTGATATCAGTTTTAAAAGAAACACAAGCTCTAActttgacaataataaattcaattaaaaacaac cctTTAACGTAA